Proteins from a genomic interval of Sparus aurata chromosome 21, fSpaAur1.1, whole genome shotgun sequence:
- the tmub1 gene encoding transmembrane and ubiquitin-like domain-containing protein 1, with protein sequence MALIEGVGDEVTLLFGSLLLLLVLLLAWISTRTAEPPEHLFSSTTGPAPSQRSSPAHQDTPPSTTNTTSSSPSPSSSVSDISLTEAPPTNSSTQEEKEGGGERGEAGGGDGVRSRGGGGGGGGEGGEGGEGGEGEPSSSQRNMVLRLKFLNDTERTAQVQPQDTIGYIKRTYFAGQEQQVRLIYQGQLLQDDAQTLASLNLVHNCVLHCHISQHASRGAAGGPRPADQVQVALNVGSLMVPLLVLMLSVLWYCQIQYRQFFTAPATASLVGVTIFLSLVAFGVYRR encoded by the exons ATGGCTCTGATTGAAGGTGTTGGAGACGAGGTGACGCTGCTGTTCGGCTCCTTGCTGCTCCTCCTGGTGCTCCTGCTCGCCTGGATCTCCACCCGCACCGCCGAGCCCCCAGAACACTTGTTTTCCTCCACCACAGGCCCCGCCCCTTCACAGAGGAGCAGCCCCGCCCACCAGGACAcacctccctccaccaccaacaccacctcttcatccccctccccctccagcTCCGTGAGCGACATCTCATTGACAGAGGCTCCGCCCACAAACAGCTCCAcccaggaggagaaggagggcgGGGGCGAGAGGGGGGAGGCAGGGGGAGGAGATGGTGTtcggagcagaggaggaggaggaggaggaggaggagaaggaggagaaggaggagaaggaggagaaggagagccTTCATCCTCTCAGAGGAACATGGTGCTCCGACTGAAGTTCCTCAACGACACTGAGAGGACGGCGCAGGTCCAACCACAGGACACCATCGGATACATCAAACG GACATACTTTGCCGGTCAGGAGCAGCAGGTCCGGTTGATCTATCAgggtcagctgctgcaggacgaTGCTCAGACTTTGgcctctctgaacctggtccaTAATTGTGTTCTGCACTGTCACATCTCACAGCATGCCAGTCGGGGGGCGGCGGGGGGCCCGCGGCCCGCCGACCAGGTGCAGGTAGCTCTGAACGTTGGCAGCCTGATGGTCCCCCTGCTGGTCCTCATGCTCTCTGTGCTGTGGTACTGTCAGATCCAGTACCGGCAGTTCTTTACCGCTCCGGCCACCGCCTCGCTGGTCGGAGTCACCATCTTCCTCAGCCTGGTGGCATTCGGAGTCTATCGCCGCtag